A stretch of DNA from Orcinus orca chromosome 3, mOrcOrc1.1, whole genome shotgun sequence:
ACTATCCTGAGGGTCCTTTCTTCTCCCTGGAATGGAGAAAACAAATGAGGTAGAACAGGAAGAGACAAGAAGCACTATAAGCTCTGCTGGTCAGGGTTACCCTCCAGCGTTGCCTTAAAGCTCAGAGCCACACACAGCACAGTGAGCTTGGCTACAGATCAACTACCGCACAACGAAGGTTCTGGAACATTTCCATATCTCGGGGGACCTCATTTCCACGTGACTCTCTTTCACATTCCCCTTTGTCCCAGAAGGCTAGGTACAGTGGTCAGGGTGAGATCTCAGCTCAGGCCAAAGGCTCTCAGACCTCAAAGTTCTGGTCCTGCAAGGGGCCCTGTCCTCTCTTCAGACCACTCCTGGCTCTCTCTGACGAGAAGGAGCTGCTGGAAGTACATCCTCTTAGAGTTGAGGTCCACCGTGCAGGCCCTGAGAAAACTCCTAGTCAAAACGCTCCACATTCTTATTTAAGTCAACAGAGGTCAATTCCTTTGGAAGTGCTGGGTGTGTCCCCAAGTCGACGCAACTGCACAGCCATTAGGTAAACCAGCACATCTCTGCGGCCCCTTCCCTTAGACTCCTCTGGGCCCTCGTGACATAGGCTCAGGAGACTGTGCCAGCCTCCAGCCTTACCTCTTCCAAGAGAAGGCCACACCATCTTCCGGGATCTTCTGTCCCATGAATCTCAGTTGCTgtgtggaaatcaaaagagaaaaacacttcTTAGCTAAAGAGAATTTCCTGTGGGAGCTGAAAAGCTCAGGATAAATTCCCACTTACAGTCATGACTTTATTATTAAATGACTGGGCCAGAAGCACGGGAGCCGGTTATCTCCCATTCAGTTGTCCCCTGAGGTGCTAAAGCCCCCAACTCTCCCTTATGGAAGCATGAGCCTGGGGTGGTGAGACGGGACTGGCTCAGGGAAGGTACAGCTCCCTccgcagccccagcccctgctcaCTTCCTGTCCTTCGGAGAATGAAACACATAGACTGGACACCAGCTCCTTGGGCAGAGGTCTTCCCCCGTGGGCTGCTGCCCctcattctccttttcttcttgctcctctttctcctcctcagaGGTGCTCTCGGATTCCACATTGTCCGTCAGCTGGGACATGGCGAGATGAAAGACATGGCAGCTGAAGCCGTCCTGGACACTGTACTGCACGTGCTGCTGGAGGATCTCCAAGGTGGGGAAGACCCGGCAGCAGGCCATGCACCTGAAGCCCATCTCCATGGTCACCAGCCAGTCCGGTGTCTTGGCCCTGGGCGTCTCCTTGACTGCAGGTGACCTTGATGGGCTGTCTGGCTCTGCCCTTTCCTCACACTCATTCTCCTCCCCAGTGGTCTCACTGTCAGACAGGTTTCTGGTGGACACATGAGAGATGGCATTGCCTACCCACACATGCTCAGGAAGGGTCACTTCTTCTCTCCTCAGCTGCTTTTCTAGCAACTCCAAGGGTTTCTCTATCATCCAGGAGACAGCTACACCCTTGTTCACTTGTACCCGCATGTAGAATATTTTCATGCCCCTTTCCTCTTCGTCTGTATACAGAGAGTCCTCATAGGATGAAGAGGATGAGAAGGAGACATACTGTGATGGGGGAGTGGTCTCCCCTTGTTCCTGAACCTGGGCTAGGGGTGCTCTAGGCTGGGCAGTGTCTCGATGTAATCTCTGGATttctgaaaaaggaaattaaaaacataataacatGCATGGGCCATGCCGGAAGCTGAGGGAGCAGGTGTGGTAGACGAGGGAGGGACATTTGCATGACATAGCTGTGTCATGAGCTTGGTGTCTGTTGGCCGTAGGATGGAGTGGTGTATCTGGTGTCATCTGTGGGCTTTTCATCTGCGCGTGGGGGGATACTGGAGCGGTGTCTGTATACAGGGGTGTGGAGTATGGTGGTGAGGGCTGTGGTATGTGAGGGATGCGGAAGGATGCGTGTACGACAAGGAGTGTGAGTTTGGGAATATCGGTGGTGCATTACTTGTGGAATGGGGCTGTGGTGCAGGAGAAGAGCACTGTGGATCACGTGCCTGGGGGTTATGTGTGCACTGAGAAGGGCTGTGCCTGGAGGGCGGATGTATGTGTGAGCTGTGTGGACCTCAGCTGGGTGGTCCTGCTCTCAGGCTGGAGGTCTATGATGAAGAACTCTGTCCTTCTCTGGAAGCAAGGGCAAAGACAAACCCTACATTTCCCCCTGAAGATGCTTAATCCGGTCCCTCTGCCCTCCACCTCAAGCCCAGACCTTTCCGGCCCCTGCCCCTTGACTTCCCCACCATGGTGGTACCAGGATTCACACGCCCCCCAGACTCAGCTGGGATCCCTGCCCTCGTAACAGCTCAGCCATCCTGCCCAGGCTCCTCCACAGAGCCCTCATCACCTCCGATGACCCTGGGTTTCCTCTCAGCCTCCCTGGGATCTGTGTGCCTCCTGCCTCACAGCCAAGCACCCCCTCACCTGAGGAGCCCCGCGCCCTTACCACTGCAGATGAGCTTGCATGGAGAAGAAGCATAGGAGAAGTATTCAGAGGCAGAGGAGACCTCCCCTGACCCTGGGCTGCAGCCTTGGGCCACCACAGTGGATCCAAGCGGAGGGGGATCCTCTTGTGACTTCAAGATTCCTGAGGGAGGAATGAAAGGCTCAGGGTGGGTTCATCAGTCCTCTGtccacagatatttactgagtgtctgacACGTGTCAGGTGCAGCGAATACACACAGTTGAGAGTGTGGTTCCCGGTGGATACTCCAGTATTTAATTCAAATCAATACTTATTCTGTCAGTGTCTTGTTGGTAATGTAGGCCTCGGTGGTGACTGCGTATGAGGGAAGAGTGAGTGATGTGTATCAGTTAAGTCTGTGGTAAGCGTGGGGTTGGCGTGGGGAGCACAGTGCAGATGTGTCTATCTGTGTCTGTGGCCTTTGTGTGCGTGGTTTCTGTTCACAAGTCAGGAATTCTGGGACATGTAACTTTTCCTCATTACATGGTGTGGCTTGTATTTATGGTGTGTGTTCATTCAGCTATTCCTATGTATCCGGCACTCTTCCATTGTTCTAGTCTCTGGTAATGCTGCACATTCTAGTAGGCGAAGACAAACActaaacaaaaatacaataaatatataatacatcaGCTGGTGGTAAGTATATAAGGGTTGCCAGACttagcaaacaaaaatacagGGCAGCcagttaaatttcaatttcagataaacccagaataattttttagtgtaagtattcCCATGCACTATTTGGTCTTACttatttttagtgtaagtatggcccatacaatatttgggacatactccTACTGAAAAAttacttgttgtttatctggaATTCAAAGTTAACTGGATAGCccatattttatctggcaatcctGACATGGGTTAGTGAGACTGTGGTTTACTGTGGTTTGTACAAAGCGGGTCTGGCATTACTCAAGAATGTGTTATAAGTGTGGTGTGTATGACATGTGACTGGTTCTTATAGAGGTATTTAGAGATAGCTGAAGTTAGCTGTGTTTGTGCGAGAGTTgaggagatacatatatatatatatagtgtgtgtgtcatatatatatagtgtgtgtgtctatatacatATCTCATCTCCAGCGTTTGGTGTTGGAGGAGAGGATTGTGACACAGGTGGGTTGTATGAGAATGTAGTACAGGAGTGATGCGTGTATATACCTACATGTGCTGTGTGTGGTTTAATAAGGAAGTCGTATGTGGGGTGTGTGATATTTTTGCTGTATCAGAGTGTACATGGGTGTATGAGTTACTGTCTCATAAAACACCCCTAACAATAATTCTGTATACACTCTTACATACACCGAGTGTCACCCAGGTCCAGGCAGGGTGACAAGAACTTTACCATGCAGACTTTATATCTGATAAGCACTCTACCCCCATTCATCCCGCTCTTCTCTccactaccacacacacacacacacacacacacacacacacacacactctctctctcacacacacacaggaacataGAGAAAAATATTCTGAATGGTGGGGACAGGGGCAGTCATTGCCTTCCCCAGCCTGTCCCAGCCACTGCCTGAAAATCTGCCTGCTGTCTAGACCTCCATTCCCAGGGCCCATCCTACAGTCTCCAGGGCCCTGGGCCCGGTAGAAGCTACTGGGCTCTAATCTGGGGCAGAGGCCTCTAGCTGGAACTCTGGGGTGGGCTCCACTTCCTCACATGACCACCCCTCTCCCAGGGCAAGCTACTCGCCTACATTTAATGCACGCAGGCACCACGTGGCCCGTGGCTCTCAGAGCTCCCCGCAGGACCCTGAGGACATTTCTCACCCCTGCCCACGTGGTCTCAGTCTCTGGAaagcccttcccttcccttgaTTTCCTTTGGGAAATTCTTCCTGTTGAAGGAATAAAACTTCCTTGCTTTCAATATGACACCATCCCTAGACAAACAATCTTCTTTTGAACTGCATTCCACTTCTCAAGGTATTTTTCAACAAGGCCTTCAACTCATGGGGCTtctctttccactttggtaaaAGGGGCCAAGCAACTCATGGGTCTCTCTCAGCATCCTTGCATCCTTCACATCCCACACCTCATGACCCCAGGGAAAGATCAAAGAGACAACTCGGGGACTGAGAAAAGCTTCACCTCTAGGTCTGTGTGAGCAGGATGCAGCCTGCTGTGAGTCCGACAAAGCTCCAGGCCCGGCAGCCCCAGGAGAGAGTCCTCAGACCGGCGGAGCTGACCTCCCATCTCCCAGGGGCATCTGGCCCGTTCTGTGCCGTCTCACACCACAGGGACCCTCCGGATGGATACGGCAGCATCAGTGAGACAAGGTCTCTCGCTCCCTGCTTCACAGGTGACAGGTTCTCAGTAACCCCCCCTTCCTAGAGAAGGTTCAGTTTGGCAGAAACCCATGTGCCCCAGACAAGTTGCCCCCCCCACATACCTCCTCCCTTCTCGGCAGTTTCCTGGGACTCTTCATTTTCCAGATGTTTCCTCTTTTGTCGCTGTTTCATCGTACCAACTAGAAGTCTCCCTTAGAAGATGCCTCGCCTCCAACTCCTCCTCTTCCCTACAGCTTGGCCCTTCTTGGCTCTTGGGAAATCCGTTGAAATGAttcaatacaaataaaaatagtcaAGTCTCCTAAATGGCTGAAGAACTTAGACCACTTAGTGAACCGGCAGTACTGCCTAGCGCTCACCAGGGCTGCTAAGTTTCAAAGGTTGCCACGGCCACAGCAGAGTTCTCTGACCTCAAGGATGACCTCAGAGCATTCTGTGGACCTAGGTTCAACAGTCTCTGCAACAGCACAGACCCCATTTTCAAGAACAATTCCTTTTTCCCAGTAGAACCTTTCCCGTGAATTCAACTCTCACATCTTTCCAATGTGGCAGGATATTTTGAGATGTTAATCtgttcctgtttattttcttttcttcctttatttcaccCTTTCCCTTCTG
This window harbors:
- the FAM170A gene encoding protein FAM170A isoform X2; translated protein: MKQRQKRKHLENEESQETAEKGGGILKSQEDPPPLGSTVVAQGCSPGSGEVSSASEYFSYASSPCKLICSEIQRLHRDTAQPRAPLAQVQEQGETTPPSQYVSFSSSSSYEDSLYTDEEERGMKIFYMRVQVNKGVAVSWMIEKPLELLEKQLRREEVTLPEHVWQLRFMGQKIPEDGVAFSWKREKKGPSG
- the FAM170A gene encoding protein FAM170A isoform X1; amino-acid sequence: MKQRQKRKHLENEESQETAEKGGGILKSQEDPPPLGSTVVAQGCSPGSGEVSSASEYFSYASSPCKLICSEIQRLHRDTAQPRAPLAQVQEQGETTPPSQYVSFSSSSSYEDSLYTDEEERGMKIFYMRVQVNKGVAVSWMIEKPLELLEKQLRREEVTLPEHVWVGNAISHVSTRNLSDSETTGEENECEERAEPDSPSRSPAVKETPRAKTPDWLVTMEMGFRCMACCRVFPTLEILQQHVQYSVQDGFSCHVFHLAMSQLTDNVESESTSEEEKEEQEEKENEGQQPTGEDLCPRSWCPVYVFHSPKDRNN